A region of Salinibacter sp. 10B DNA encodes the following proteins:
- a CDS encoding YbaB/EbfC family nucleoid-associated protein gives MANGPGGMNMSDMFGKMMEMQEKMNAAQEGLEDETVTAEAGGGMVKVTANGNQKITGIEIDPEAVDPDDLELLEDLVIAGVNKALEDASDMAQEQMKESMGGMLPPGMDLSQLGL, from the coding sequence ATGGCTAACGGACCCGGAGGCATGAACATGTCGGACATGTTCGGCAAAATGATGGAGATGCAGGAAAAGATGAACGCCGCCCAGGAAGGACTGGAGGACGAAACCGTGACGGCGGAGGCCGGCGGCGGCATGGTAAAAGTCACCGCCAACGGCAATCAGAAGATTACCGGCATTGAGATTGACCCGGAAGCGGTGGATCCGGACGACCTGGAGCTGCTGGAAGACCTGGTGATTGCCGGGGTGAACAAGGCCCTTGAGGATGCGTCGGACATGGCGCAAGAGCAAATGAAGGAGTCGATGGGAGGCATGCTGCCGCCGGGAATGGACCTGAGCCAGCTCGGCCTCTAG
- the dnaX gene encoding DNA polymerase III subunit gamma/tau encodes MADRDYLVTARKYRPSLFKELVAQEHVADTLKNAIKLDRLAHAYLFSGPRGVGKTTSARILAKAINCETPREEREDGAEPCCECDSCTSFEEGRSLNVFEMDAASNNKVDDVRELREKVRIPPQGDQKKVYILDEVHMLSKQAFNALLKTLEEPPPHALFIFATTEPHKVLPTILSRCQRFDFRRIPVPDIVDRLREVCDEEGIEADEESLMLLARKGDGALRDALSAFDQAISLCGSTLEYSELAQAMGVVDQDLYFDLTEHVATQDTAGVLELVRHVVRSGYDLQEFLVGLAEHLRNLLVAHSLGGEALEGVAESTRRQYGEEAERFGEADLLRLLTAAGEAEDDVKNSPQPRLKLETTLLKMAQMRRAADLREVIQKIDRLERLAESGELPESIPEGHVEGGSDAASASHDEPQATADTASEPASSYEPPTEESPSEDDSPAQTDSSKPATKTDDAASRSSSSGSAEATPEESEGEEAERAPSSPEESAAEDSGSSSSTDDDASMDESDDESSVGYDDLFGSPALDKSASGGDGASGDGPTDAQGGSSASSGGAGAGPQAAVAEPTVEASGTSVDGLVQEWPQFVDAVKEERIRLGSLLGEAEPIEMMGTELTVAVPKSFHRDSLRDEHNFLLERLTDTFDVAVEELRFVVETSSPDPETTNESGDPMSPREQLQELRDTYSALDVLFEEFGAEPVW; translated from the coding sequence ATGGCCGATCGGGACTACCTCGTTACCGCGCGCAAGTACCGGCCGTCGCTCTTCAAAGAGCTGGTTGCGCAGGAGCACGTGGCCGATACGCTCAAGAACGCAATTAAGCTTGACCGGCTTGCGCACGCCTACCTCTTCAGTGGGCCGCGTGGGGTGGGGAAAACGACCTCGGCTCGGATTTTGGCGAAGGCCATCAACTGCGAGACGCCGCGGGAGGAGCGAGAGGACGGCGCCGAGCCCTGCTGTGAGTGCGACTCGTGCACCTCCTTCGAGGAGGGGCGCAGCCTCAACGTGTTCGAGATGGACGCGGCCTCCAACAACAAGGTCGACGATGTGCGCGAGCTGCGTGAGAAGGTGCGCATTCCGCCGCAGGGCGACCAGAAGAAGGTGTACATTCTCGACGAGGTCCACATGCTGTCGAAGCAGGCGTTCAATGCCCTGCTGAAGACGCTGGAGGAGCCGCCGCCCCACGCTCTCTTCATTTTTGCGACCACGGAGCCGCACAAGGTACTGCCCACCATTCTCTCGCGGTGTCAGCGCTTCGACTTCCGCCGCATTCCGGTGCCCGACATCGTAGATCGGCTGCGCGAGGTCTGTGACGAAGAAGGAATTGAGGCGGACGAAGAAAGCCTCATGCTGCTGGCCCGGAAGGGCGACGGAGCGCTTCGGGATGCCCTCTCGGCCTTCGATCAGGCCATCTCGCTGTGCGGGTCGACGCTCGAATACAGCGAGCTCGCCCAGGCGATGGGGGTCGTCGATCAGGACCTCTACTTTGACCTCACCGAGCATGTGGCCACGCAGGACACCGCCGGCGTGCTGGAGCTTGTAAGGCACGTCGTTCGCAGCGGGTACGACCTGCAAGAGTTTCTGGTGGGGCTGGCTGAGCACTTGCGCAACCTGCTGGTGGCGCACTCGCTAGGCGGGGAGGCGTTGGAGGGCGTGGCGGAGAGCACACGTCGCCAGTATGGGGAAGAGGCCGAGCGCTTCGGCGAGGCCGATCTGCTACGCTTGCTGACGGCCGCAGGAGAAGCGGAGGACGACGTGAAGAATAGTCCGCAGCCGCGCCTCAAGCTGGAGACGACCCTTCTCAAGATGGCTCAGATGCGCCGGGCGGCCGACCTGCGCGAAGTCATTCAAAAAATCGATCGACTGGAACGACTGGCCGAGTCGGGAGAGCTTCCCGAATCGATTCCCGAGGGTCACGTAGAGGGCGGGTCGGACGCTGCGTCGGCATCGCACGACGAGCCGCAGGCGACCGCGGACACGGCGTCTGAACCGGCATCATCGTACGAGCCCCCCACCGAAGAGTCTCCTTCCGAAGACGACTCTCCGGCCCAGACCGATTCTTCCAAGCCCGCAACAAAGACGGACGACGCCGCGTCCCGCTCCTCCTCGTCCGGTTCTGCGGAGGCGACGCCGGAGGAATCGGAAGGCGAAGAGGCGGAGCGCGCGCCCTCCTCCCCAGAGGAATCGGCGGCCGAGGACTCGGGATCGTCTTCCTCGACGGACGACGATGCCAGCATGGACGAGTCCGACGATGAGTCCAGCGTTGGGTACGACGACTTGTTTGGCAGTCCCGCCCTCGACAAGAGCGCGTCTGGGGGCGATGGGGCTTCCGGCGACGGCCCGACGGACGCGCAGGGCGGGTCCTCTGCGTCCAGTGGAGGAGCCGGGGCTGGCCCACAGGCTGCCGTGGCTGAACCCACCGTTGAGGCGTCCGGGACGAGCGTGGACGGACTGGTACAGGAGTGGCCGCAGTTCGTGGACGCCGTCAAGGAGGAGCGCATTCGGCTCGGTTCGCTTCTCGGAGAGGCCGAGCCGATCGAAATGATGGGAACGGAGCTCACCGTTGCGGTTCCCAAATCCTTCCACCGCGATTCGCTCCGCGACGAACACAACTTCTTGTTGGAGCGTCTCACCGACACATTCGACGTTGCCGTAGAGGAGCTTCGGTTCGTCGTGGAGACGTCCTCCCCCGATCCGGAGACGACGAATGAGTCCGGCGATCCGATGAGTCCGCGCGAGCAATTGCAGGAGCTCCGGGATACGTATTCCGCACTGGACGTGCTCTTTGAGGAGTTCGGGGCCGAGCCGGTGTGGTAG